One window of the Procambarus clarkii isolate CNS0578487 chromosome 27, FALCON_Pclarkii_2.0, whole genome shotgun sequence genome contains the following:
- the LOC123762815 gene encoding mucin-12-like, with protein sequence MTHHPALRLALVLTVYVSVDAAAKDTTTPSYRLVVGNGGYARLITAPPPFLDLTLSAWINVTSFPDGVAPILTTVSPDASSQVAFFLRHDGLGVLWGGPSPVKQYHLHQVDRHPRTQWTPAEPENLHRVRRDAVDYSTGLGDIVDILADSRKGRSQDTWTPYTFVDVDKMGVTDLEASPSGLNAGLHLLPVRAGVSRSESYDDWTNVPYELAMLESDPYDLHLAEPEPRIITEPSGDDDFVFFNWNVPAAPKQSIPQSPNEWSPIWQSKQETHVKETTKPNQTVERIPIEELSSQKINPGNPGAWTAQVTEVKLSSNSWTPNYVREPFYTNTQPSQQSPISEATFARPHPAVRQTINGPSQLASLHPNSRTTHKIISPTQHPTEYTTTTTRRPSTTTTTRRPSTTTATRRPSTTTTRRPSTTTTTRRPSTTTTTRIPSTTTTRRHSTVAITRRPTTATTTRRSSTTILPTTTSLLNNLRFTTSRFTAPPTTSVPRSRTRVSLLNRSTGPSRHTTRMPLWKLIKRPNSSQPPSLASSTLKPTTTTTTSTTTAPSSTTRAPPQMHSTLITATRSTTKQPNLVSIVHFNHQEQVTDKPQITGQKSKVSVWSTAADSKSSKGQNYLDKWSSKPQGGQNAVSKHRSVSIAPHHMDEFNRAMKGVAPVKDGDTAVVYSIPITDQEAFNTMYQYYQTQQAVEFSKSKQSTDIHDAVAQTIEEETNENYLGDNVPTQENRFSVHYATKPEVNFEETIAPAFFKEEEAVLLPTEDPLSPTPSRSDIPIGEDAAEISTHKETISSKIEKPHLISTSIKSQITTQTVIQHGSPQVASVTEPKSKVVPKTNDEGEPTEPINVKSTPVSSDIPQSPIRPTVPEQSNIPLAPEQINLPFILPSNPPLIQRPTQFHNISKQNNIHNATVFAGPPLLPELSGLPTAIKQSDRTRDPKPNFQASPDLSFKVEVEENLKKVPGHEQDNSSFAVFHIDEDDIPYYSPAGDNDEHTSSLDELYQPAGVLVSQEAAQPVSHYQESTHLFHEQLPPQYISPKDIPRPITYGSALQTSTNPSQDEVNLDDLVWNANPQELIAQGLLPRPVHYVGTQEEAEEWMHGQDSKPYLEDRVFSVESSGTNNAMPQASKQSNEENDVNFHFKKLPFEFRTNQWYHLTFTWSSKNHQVAVYINGELAGTLTNVLPNEMTLPGNGLTIIGQTLLPDLTDFDPTSQFIGEIREVNIWGTKLSSKSIHEIYQCKEVKESPVLDWHQVTMRFYSDVTVKQDVAMCGA encoded by the coding sequence GTTGGCTTTGGTATTGACAGTGTATGTTAGTGTGGACGCAGCAGCAAAGGACACTACCACCCCTAGCTACCGACTGGTCGTAGGGAACGGGGGCTACGCTCGCCTCATAACTGCCCCACCGCCCTTCTTGGATCTCACCCTTTCTGCATGGATCAATGTCACTTCCTTTCCAGATGGTGTAGCTCCCATCCTTACTACTGTCTCCCCAGATGCTAGTAGCCAGGTGGCTTTCTTCCTCCGACACGATGGGCTTGGTGTCTTGTGGGGTGGTCCCTCACCAGTAAAGCAATACCACTTGCATCAAGTAGACCGTCATCCTCGTACACAATGGACACCTGCTGAGCCCGAAAATTTACACAGAGTGAGACGTGATGCTGTGGATTACAGTACAGGACTTGGGGACATCGTGGACATCCTAGCAGATTCTCGTAAGGGACGTTCGCAAGACACGTGGACACCATACACCTTTGTTGATGTTGATAAGATGGGTGTGACAGACCTCGAGGCTTCACCATCTGGACTGAATGCTGGCCTTCATCTGCTACCAGTCCGTGCTGGGGTATCCCGCTCCGAGTCCTACGATGACTGGACTAATGTCCCTTATGAACTAGCAATGTTGGAGAGTGATCCCTATGACCTTCACTTAGCCGAGCCTGAACCACGCATTATAACTGAGCCTAGTGGGGATGATGACTTCGTTTTCTTCAACTGGAATGTGCCCGCAGCACCAAAGCAATCAATACCCCAATCACCCAATGAATGGTCACCAATTTGGCAATCAAAACAGGAAACACATGTGAAGGAaacaaccaaaccaaaccaaacagtAGAAAGAATCCCAATAGAGGAACTTAGTTCTCAAAAAATTAATCCAGGTAATCCAGGGGCATGGACAGCTCAAGTAACAGAAGTTAAACTTAGTTCAAACAGCTGGACTCCAAATTATGTTAGAGAACCATTCTATACTAATACTCAACCATCACAACAGTCTCCTATTTCAGAAGCTACATTTGCAAGGCCACATCCTGCCGTAAGACAGACAATCAATGGACCTTCTCAACTCGCATCCCTTCATCCAAATTCCAGGACAACACATAAAATAATCAGCCCTACTCAACATCCAACAGAATATACAACTACAACTACTCGAAGAccctcaacaaccacaaccaccagaagACCCTCAACAACCACAGCCACCAGAAGAccctcaaccacaaccaccagaagaccttcaacaaccacaactaccagaagaccctcaacaaccacaaccaccagaatACCCTCAACTACAACCACCAGAAGACACTCGACAGTTGCAATCACTAGACGACCCACAACAGCTACAACCACCAGAAGGTCCTCAACTACGATACTTCCCACAACCACTTCGCTGTTGAACAACTTACGCTTCACCACTAGTCGGTTCACTGCCCCACCAACTACATCTGTTCCAAGATCTAGAACTCGGGTGTCACTTCTTAATCGTTCAACAGGACCATCTCGTCATACAACAAGGATGCCTCTTTGGAAGCTAATCAAGCGCCCTAACAGTTCACAACCTCCTTCGTTAGCATCTTCAACATTaaaacccacaaccacaaccactacttCCACCACTACTGCCCCTTCAAGTACCACTCGAGCCCCTCCACAAATGCATTCAACGCTTATCACAGCAACCAGGTCAACCACAAAGCAACCTAATCTTGTTTCAATAGTTCACTTCAATCATCAGGAACAAGTAACAGACAAGCCTCAAATTACTGGACAAAAGTCTAAAGTTTCTGTTTGGTCTACCGCAGCAGACAGTAAATCAAGCAAGGGTCAGAATTACTTGGACAAGTGGTCAAGTAAACCTCAAGGGGGACAAAATGCTGTGAGCAAGCACAGATCAGTGAGCATCGCTCCACACCACATGGACGAATTTAACCGTGCCATGAAGGGCGTAGCCCCTGTTAAGGACGGTGACACGGCTGTAGTGTATTCCATTCCAATCACTGATCAAGAAGCATTTAATACAATGTATCAATATTACCAAACACAACAGGCAGTAGAGTTTTCAAAGTCAAAACAGTCTACTGATATCCATGATGCAGTTGCCCAAACAATTGAagaggaaacaaatgaaaattactTAGGAGACAATGTACCTACTCAAGAAAACAGATTTTCTGTTCACTATGCAACAAAACCTGAAGTCAACTTTGAAGAGACCATTGCTCCAGCATTTTTTAAAGAGGAAGAAGCTGTTCTTTTACCCACTGAAGACCCTCTGTCACCAACACCATCCCGTAGTGACATACCCATAGGTGAGGATGCTGCAGAAATTTCCACTCATAAAGAAACTATATCTTCAAAGATTGAAAAACCCCACTTAATTTCCACCTCTATTAAATCACAGATTACGACCCAAACAGTCATTCAACACGGAAGTCCACAGGTAGCAAGTGTTACTGAACCCAAGTCTAAAGTTGTGCCAAAGACAAACGATGAAGGCGAACCAACTGAACCCATTAATGTTAAGTCAACTCCGGTTTCATCAGACATACCACAGTCGCCTATTCGTCCAACTGTGCCTGAGCAAAGTAATATTCCTCTTGCACCAGAACAAATAAATCTCCCATTTATATTACCAAGCAATCCCCCATTAATTCAAAGGCcaactcaatttcacaatatatcAAAACAAAATAACATTCATAATGCAACAGTATTTGCTGGTCCTCCTTTACTACCTGAGCTTAGTGGCCTTCCAACTGCAATAAAACAGAGTGACCGTACAAGAGACCCAAAACCCAATTTTCAAGCGAGTCCAGATTTGAGTTTCAAAGTAGAAGTCGAGGAAAACCTAAAAAAAGTACCTGGACACGAACAAGATAATTCTTCATTTGCTGTATTTCATATTGATGAAGATGATATTCCATATTACTCTCCAGCAGGGGATAATGATGAACACACTTCCTCATTGGATGAACTTTATCAGCCAGCAGGAGTGCTCGTTTCCCAGGAGGCAGCACAGCCGGTGTCACACTATCAAGAGTCCACACATTTGTTCCATGAGCAATTGCCCCCACAATACATATCTCCAAAGGATATACCTCGTCCCATTACGTATGGTAGTGCCCTGCAGACGTCAACAAATCCAAGCCAGGACGAAGTTAACCTTGATGATTTGGTTTGGAATGCCAATCCACAGGAACTTATTGCTCAGGGTCTTTTACCTCGTCCCGTGCATTATGTCGGCACCCAAGAAGAAGCAGAAGAATGGATGCATGGGCAGGATTCAAAGCCATACTTAGAGGACAGAGTCTTCAGTGTTGAATCAAGTGGTACAAATAATGCAATGCCCCAAGCTTCAAAGCAAAGTAATGAGGAAAATGATGTAAATTTTCACTTCAAAAAACTACCATTTGAATTTAGAACAAACCAATGGTACCATCTTACTTTTACTTGGAGCAGTAAAAATCATCAGGTTGCAGTTTATatcaatggagaattggctggaacATTGACTAATGTATTGCCCAATGAAATGACACTTCCAGGAAATGGTCTAACAATTATTGGTCAGACACTGCTACCTGATTTGACAGATTTTGATCCTACTTCACAATTCATTGGTGAAATTAGGGAGGTCAACATATGGGGTACGAAGTTAAGTTCAAAAAGCATACACGAAATATACCAATGCAAGGAAGTAAAGGAATCTCCTGTGCTTGACTGGCACCAAGTCACTATGAGATTTTATAGTGATGTTACAGTGAAACAAGATGTTGCAATGTGTGGTGCATGA